The following coding sequences lie in one Candidatus Poribacteria bacterium genomic window:
- a CDS encoding sugar phosphate isomerase/epimerase: MHVGLMVGTIRRKTLGATLDAIVEHDVHHLQYHVPAGLSLAEVRKEIDDRQITISALGGTYNMIDPDVEKRHAGLRMLRSVAEQCAPMGTSVITICTGSRDPDSMWRAHPDNNTPEAWRDLVESMKQALEVAEEYEVTLALEPEVANVVDSAQKARRLLDEMQSPYLKVCMDGANIFHKGELPKMKEILDEAFALLGDDIALAHGKDLDRDGQAGHLAAGTGLLDYDQYLGLLKESGYDGAVVLHGLSEEQVPYCTGFLREKIEVL, from the coding sequence ATGCACGTTGGACTTATGGTTGGGACGATTCGGCGGAAAACGCTCGGGGCGACCTTGGACGCTATTGTGGAACACGATGTCCACCATCTACAATATCATGTGCCTGCGGGGCTGTCGCTTGCGGAGGTTCGCAAGGAGATAGACGACCGACAGATTACGATCTCGGCACTTGGGGGCACCTATAACATGATTGATCCCGATGTTGAGAAACGCCACGCCGGTTTACGGATGCTGCGTTCCGTTGCCGAGCAATGCGCGCCGATGGGAACATCGGTAATCACGATCTGCACCGGCTCACGTGACCCGGACAGCATGTGGCGCGCCCACCCCGATAACAATACACCGGAGGCGTGGCGTGATCTCGTTGAATCTATGAAACAGGCACTGGAAGTCGCGGAGGAATACGAGGTGACGCTCGCACTCGAACCCGAAGTGGCGAACGTTGTGGATTCTGCGCAGAAAGCGCGGCGTTTGCTCGACGAGATGCAATCGCCCTACCTGAAGGTTTGTATGGACGGTGCGAATATCTTCCATAAAGGTGAACTGCCGAAAATGAAAGAAATCCTTGATGAAGCATTCGCACTGCTCGGTGATGACATCGCGCTTGCACACGGGAAAGACTTGGATCGCGATGGGCAGGCAGGACACCTCGCTGCTGGGACAGGGCTGCTGGATTATGATCAGTATCTCGGTTTGCTAAAGGAGAGCGGTTATGACGGTGCTGTTGTGCTGCACGGTTTGTCAGAAGAGCAGGTGCCGTATTGCACGGGATTTTTGCGAGAGAAGATTGAAGTATTATAG